Genomic window (Alligator mississippiensis isolate rAllMis1 chromosome 4, rAllMis1, whole genome shotgun sequence):
cctcccagtcaTTTTACAGCAGAGACGGTGGAGATGTGCCCATATTGAGTACAACTGACTCTGTCACTGAGGTTCTGGATTAGAAAGGGGCCTGGAGGGGACATGAAGGAACAAGATTTACCTGAGGCGCTGCTCCGAACACTGACAGGTCTAAAGCTGATCAGGTCCTCTTCCTGTGCCTTCACAAGCACATACTCTTCTGAGAGCCCTTCACTGGCAAAAGAATTGGCCTCAGTGTCCGAGGCTGGGGGCCGTtttgccctccagctgaaaaACCCACTACCGAACCTTTTACCCTGCTTGGAGCCGGTCTGCCCATTAGCAACATCATTCTTCTTGGTGTCACGAAGGGACTCCTTAGATTTAGACTTGTATTTCATATCAAAATGGAACCTGGAAAGCAATTTCTGAGGACTCCGGCTTCCTTTGTTCAAGTTTTCAAGAGGTGGTTCAATTTCTGGTAGTATTTGCTCCACTGTGATCAGGTCATTCAGAAACTTgttcagccgcttctttgactcactttcttcctcctttttttccaaTTTCCCCTGTATCTCCTGCTTCTGGCGCAGGGCCCGAAGCATCATTTCAcgaggggcagcccctgccactagACCATATTTGGGGTTGATGATCTTACGAGACACAGTGGAGGAGTAAAGTCTTGATTTCTCAGCTCCTATTTGGAAAGGGTTAGCAATGTTCAGCTCCTGGTAGAGGTCAACCTCCTCTGAGATGGCATAGAGCTCTCGAAACTCAACATCAAACATCTCTACATGTTGCCCTGTCAACAGCAGGAGGATGTTTCTGTCTATATGTGAGGAGCTCCATGTGAAGCTGGAAAGAAAGAAGGTATTGTTAGGTTTTGAGATGAAAGTTATGAAAGCCAGACACAACTACATGTCCAGTTCTGAGCTTTTGCTATCCAAGAACATAAAGCACTGTGTGCCATTTGATGGGCATCTTACCCACTTGAGTGTTTTCATGGTATATAAAGGGTATAATCCTGTTTTGGGGGGGTTAAcccacacaaaacaaacaaacaaacacacacacataaaacatGCGGACAGATCTGGCAGAGAAAGCCACGTGACCTCGAATTAGTTTTCCTTTCTAGGCAGGGGCACTGGTAGCCACTCTTAACCTGCTGTTTCTGCCTCTAAAAGTAGACTCTCTAAAGCGCTCTGCTAGCCTCTTTGAGAAGAGGAAAAACTGGCTACAGTGGATCCTGGGATATCCTGTTTGCCACCAACTACTAAGGAGAAGAAGCTGTCCCTCAGCCACATGTTTCATTGGCATGAGGGCACTATTCTCCCAAAAGGGTGTTTTGTGTTCTTTATCACTACACGCCACTTCCATAGAGCACTCAACTAGACATGGAGTTGAGGTAATAAAGAGACTGGACAGCTGGTAAGGAAACAAAGGGAAAAGACTCCCCAAGGAAATGCATGGGGCAATCCTTATGATTGGAACCTGAACACCGCCTGGGTGAGAGTGACCCACCTGAATGACCCAGTGGCCACTTTTTCACCATCCACCATCAGGAACCGGGAGGCCAATGTCCCTTTGATCTTCCCCAGTGGCATGTAGAACCCAACTCCTGTCACAAAGCGCACGCGGATGTTCTAACAGGAAGGTGAAAACACAAAATGACAGTGAACAAGGCACAGAGAATCAGACTGGTCTTAGCTCCGGGCATCACCACACCCATTGTCACACCTCGCCATATCCTAGGCTGCAGATTATTTCAGATGAGACAGAAAAATATCAGAAGGGTTGCAGGAGGAAATACCTAGTGCCGACTGTGTTTCCAGCATCTCTCCCAGCTCGTCACTAGTTTTTATATAGGTCACTCACTTCCATCAATTCACAGCCCCATCAAATAGGTTAATTCATTTGTGACCCTGCCTGCCCTATTCAGCTATTCATCTTAGCACAGAGAAGCTTGAAAAGCAGGCAGGACAAAGCTTTTGAAACCTACGGGAAGAAAATGATCCACAGTCTCCAATTCTGAGCTGCAGCTCAGAAAGCACAGCCCAGGAGGAGTGAATCAAAAGGGGCTTTAAACCATCTTTGCACCCTCTGAAATTTGGGGCTTGCTCCCAGTCACAAAAAAGGTCCTCTGCCATCTCAGAGAGCTGGCAAACAGCGTAACATGGCCAAGCCTTTGCCTGACCCCCTGAATACTTCTCTGCCGGGAGCTCTTCAAAGAGGGACAGTGACTCAGGCTCTCAAGTTCTGTTTTCATTTGTGTCATGACAACAGGAATGCATAGCTCGATTAACTTGGAAAAATGTGAGAAGTCTGGACAATTTTATGATGACAGGCTGGAGAAAAGAACAATCCCACTATGTGAAATATTCCAGAACAGTCCTGACTAAGCAGGGAAAGCGCGATTTTCTTGTCATGGGACTTTCCACATCAAGCGTCTGTCTGCATGTAATACAAGAGAACATATTTGAATATATAAGCAAGCACAAGGCTAATGAACACTTGTGCCTTTGCTTTAAAGGACCTCATGGAACAGGTGCCAACAACAGGCAAGATTACCATGTCTCACAAAAaagtaaacagaaagaaaagaaaatagactATCAATATAAGCATACAGCAACATGCATGTCAGTGAGTGACAAGGTAGTTCAGCAATAATTTTCTTTACTTCAGCATGTTTCTAGACTAAATGAATCCTGTTTTAGGAGCTAAACAATGACAGCCTGTGAGAGTTAAAGGAATAAGCCCTGGGGTTAGGAGTCAGCAGTCTGATCACAGCTTCCTCACTACTCCCTATGAGGCCTTAGCAAAGTCACTTCACCCCTGCCTTATTTTTCAAATCTACCAGAAGAGTATCATGAGAGCTAATTAATGTTAGCATAGCCCTTTGATCATATGAAGAATTTAGTACTATTATTACCAGCTTTGACAGCTTAAATATTATTGGCTTATAAAATCAACATATGGAAACACATACTTATAGGAGTCCAGAATTTCTTTAAGCTCCCAGTTTTCTGAGTACTGCCTCCGATTTTtaatccactgatttcagtaggttTGTATTCGGTCAGTTGAAATGCGGTATATCATCAGTACAAACTCTGACTAATGGTAAGCAATAACACTGCTACTTTGCATTCTTGTACTGATTGGTGTGTTTGCACAGCAGTTCAGACAGTAGCAAATTAATCCTCACAATACCCCGAAAGTATTATTACCCTGTTTCACACATGAGGAATCTGAGGGAGaaagatgaagtgacttgcccaaggccctAGAGTGAGTCATCTGTGTGGGATGCTGAACACAGATTAGGTGAAGCACAGCGGAGGCAGGGTGCCCTTTCCAGTGTTTATACTAAAATGCATACCCATCTGGTTGTCTGCAGATTCCCACCCCCATCGAACCAACATGAATTTGCTGTTTGCCAGTCAACTGCCCCTGGTCCTCAGATGTCAAAGGCAACCTCTGTTCTTCAAGTCAGTCAGAGCTATGACTGAGTTCTTTACCAGGAAGTAGTTTATCTACCAAGAGCAGCCTGGTGTCAGCACAAGTTTCTTTAGCAAAGCCAGAGGTGTCACAACAGCATTTAGCAAGTGGAGATTTCATTGGATTCATTGCACATTCCATTTCCTTCTTTTGGTAGAAAAACATCAAATTTGATTTTTTCACAATTACTTTGAGCTGAGAATAACCTTTACAATGGCACCGCATCAGTAGAAAGATACAGCAAAAGCACACAAACACCCTCTAACAATCTAGGCACAGAGAAGGAGAAATATGGCTTGAAGTACTGACAACAAAAAATATCAAATCACAAACCATGCAATCATCTAACCCCAGAAACTTACatttttgtaatatcttttacCCTAAAGTATCTCAAGGCATCTAAGATTGATATAGAGGGAATACAATCTTTCATGGACTGAAATGTAGCCACCTTTCTAATGGAACACCCTAAGTGCTATATAATAGTTTAAAAGCACTACATTCTGTTGAAATGTACAAGGGTAATTTAGGTAGGCAGGGTGTGATCACTCAGATTAAAACATGGTTGGTACATGAATTTAGAtacaggtttttggtttttttcactcTTAAGAAAAGGCTCTGGTATTACCACATGAACGCAGATATAGAACCTCAGTGCTGCAGTTTCTCTGAAAGATGCCACTTCCAGCAGCAGGGTATCCACTGTTACCACATTAGAGCATTACTTTATAGTTAGTGGCTACCTATTAAATTATTAACACTATGACTTCTTACAGAACTCTGATGTCCTCCCGAGCACTCTCATTCCAGTACTAATCCAATCTGAACCTACTTAACTTGAGACATCCACACAAG
Coding sequences:
- the FAM83F gene encoding protein FAM83F yields the protein MAESQLRCLDEAHVNERLSPAQPGFYYSEERRRALEALVARGEAAYGQRLQQLQLSPFLSAHELPALRAALRPYEEPGPGRGPAGEVASLTYWPERSDTEVPPLDLGWTERPFYRGLGRVELFTQPRKDEAAPHLKEVARTMIQQARKIIAVVMDLFTDRDIFQDIVDAAYKCRIPVYMILDEEGVKYFLEMCKCMELSDFHIRNIRVRFVTGVGFYMPLGKIKGTLASRFLMVDGEKVATGSFSFTWSSSHIDRNILLLLTGQHVEMFDVEFRELYAISEEVDLYQELNIANPFQIGAEKSRLYSSTVSRKIINPKYGLVAGAAPREMMLRALRQKQEIQGKLEKKEEESESKKRLNKFLNDLITVEQILPEIEPPLENLNKGSRSPQKLLSRFHFDMKYKSKSKESLRDTKKNDVANGQTGSKQGKRFGSGFFSWRAKRPPASDTEANSFASEGLSEEYVLVKAQEEDLISFRPVSVRSSASGKNSLTGNKTKQSACVVS